In a genomic window of Halobiforma lacisalsi AJ5:
- a CDS encoding chemotaxis protein CheW has protein sequence MAELPDKLLGIDIDGSDGSRSGRTRSADDPGQDAEERIRVVLFRVGDHRFAVPVDDVRTTTELQEDVTPVPRAADVIEGVVDLRGEVTAVLDPSVHFPPARVDPDSDQLLVFERPADLQAAAIRVDDVLRVEPVPESKVHDEESIADSPFDGDALEHPLVAALLERERRPTRRLEDPVVTPEPVDGAGEAGSDPERERTGSGADASDPAVESFDLEEDDGAADVSATGATADRVIVEGTPLIDVEDFLAASGQRGDSQPALETDPA, from the coding sequence ATGGCGGAGCTACCCGACAAACTCCTCGGCATCGATATCGACGGGAGCGACGGCTCCCGTTCGGGACGAACCCGCAGCGCGGACGATCCCGGCCAGGACGCGGAGGAACGGATCCGCGTCGTCCTGTTCCGGGTCGGCGACCACCGGTTCGCGGTGCCGGTCGACGACGTTCGGACGACGACCGAACTCCAGGAAGACGTGACGCCGGTTCCGCGAGCCGCCGACGTCATCGAGGGCGTCGTCGACCTCCGCGGGGAGGTTACGGCGGTACTCGACCCGTCGGTTCACTTCCCGCCGGCCCGGGTCGATCCCGACAGCGACCAACTGCTCGTCTTCGAACGCCCCGCCGACCTGCAGGCCGCGGCGATCCGCGTCGACGACGTCCTCCGCGTCGAACCGGTCCCGGAGTCGAAAGTCCACGACGAAGAGAGCATCGCGGACTCCCCGTTCGACGGGGACGCACTCGAGCACCCGCTCGTCGCAGCGCTGCTCGAGCGTGAACGACGGCCGACGCGGCGGCTCGAGGACCCGGTCGTCACTCCCGAGCCGGTCGACGGGGCGGGCGAGGCCGGAAGCGATCCCGAACGCGAACGGACCGGATCCGGGGCGGACGCGAGCGACCCCGCCGTGGAGTCGTTCGACCTCGAGGAGGACGATGGGGCCGCCGACGTATCCGCGACGGGAGCGACGGCCGATCGGGTTATCGTCGAGGGAACCCCCTTGATCGACGTGGAGGACTTCCTGGCGGCGTCCGGGCAGCGCGGCGATTCGCAACCGGCCCTCGAGACTGACCCGGCATAG
- the cheY gene encoding chemotaxis protein CheY — protein sequence MSTGVLIVDDSHFMRNLLRQILEEDYRILGEASNGAEAVKLYKEHEPDIVMMDIVMPKCNGIKATAAIKKIDPDARVIMCTSVGQREKMKLAVKAGADGYVTKPFEEPSVRKALTDVVAA from the coding sequence ATGTCGACAGGGGTGCTCATCGTGGACGACTCACATTTTATGCGGAATCTACTGCGACAGATCCTCGAGGAGGATTACCGCATTCTCGGCGAGGCGTCCAACGGTGCCGAAGCGGTCAAACTGTACAAGGAACACGAACCCGACATCGTAATGATGGACATCGTGATGCCGAAGTGTAACGGCATCAAGGCCACGGCTGCCATCAAGAAGATCGACCCGGACGCCCGGGTGATCATGTGTACGAGCGTCGGACAACGCGAAAAGATGAAACTGGCCGTCAAGGCCGGCGCGGACGGCTACGTGACGAAGCCGTTCGAGGAACCGAGCGTCAGAAAGGCGCTTACGGACGTCGTCGCGGCATGA